The following proteins are co-located in the Desulfatirhabdium butyrativorans DSM 18734 genome:
- a CDS encoding phage integrase N-terminal SAM-like domain-containing protein produces the protein MISLLRVFHNHKKRRDIMSHTLQTPWYTKTINVLQLAGKGDKTQESYARSVRQLLEYINKDPLQITEQELKDY, from the coding sequence ATGATATCTCTCCTCAGGGTTTTCCATAACCATAAAAAAAGGAGAGATATCATGTCACACACGCTTCAGACACCCTGGTACACCAAAACCATCAATGTTTTGCAACTGGCTGGTAAGGGTGACAAAACCCAGGAAAGTTATGCCAGATCCGTTCGTCAACTCCTCGAATACATCAACAAAGATCCTTTGCAAATTACGGAACAGGAGCTGAAAGACTATT